The Ruania alba genome window below encodes:
- the solA gene encoding N-methyl-L-tryptophan oxidase, with protein MTSLDAPLAVLGLGAAGSSALWRAAARGVDVVGFEQHTPGHPHGSSHGHSRLFRTALVEGPQYVGLARHAQRLWRELEQASGSELLTLCGGVFLGPENGRLLPPILETIQAHDLPHERLTTTQIRSTYPQHTIDEGTIGVLDPGTGVVRAEAGIQAAVRAAVGLGAQVRTGERILAVEPGEHGVEVRSTGPDGERTWQFGRVIIAAGAWTPALLPELTVPMQPRRTLLTWFGTPDADRFGPDRFGVFLHEADGYLAWGAPALEGHGVKVGLHDLPVPDVADPSGNPLEVDPAEWAEVARWVARRLPELDAQDVRAEGCMYTGTPDEAFSIGIPAAYPGVVLAAACSGHGFKHATAVGDVAAALALDEEPPVDLAPFSPDRFG; from the coding sequence ATGACTTCTCTGGACGCCCCCCTGGCCGTTCTCGGGCTCGGCGCCGCCGGCAGTTCCGCCCTGTGGCGCGCCGCGGCGCGCGGCGTGGACGTGGTCGGCTTCGAGCAGCACACACCCGGCCATCCGCACGGTTCCTCGCACGGGCACAGTCGCTTGTTCCGCACGGCGCTGGTGGAGGGGCCGCAGTACGTCGGCCTCGCCCGGCACGCCCAGCGACTCTGGCGTGAGCTTGAGCAGGCGAGCGGCTCCGAGCTGCTGACCCTGTGCGGCGGAGTCTTCCTCGGACCGGAGAACGGCCGGCTGCTCCCGCCGATCCTGGAGACGATCCAGGCCCACGACCTCCCGCACGAGCGCCTCACCACCACGCAGATCCGCTCCACCTACCCTCAGCACACCATCGATGAGGGCACGATCGGTGTGCTCGATCCCGGCACCGGGGTGGTGCGCGCGGAGGCGGGCATCCAGGCAGCGGTGCGGGCCGCCGTCGGGCTCGGTGCCCAGGTGCGCACGGGCGAACGGATCCTGGCCGTGGAGCCCGGCGAGCACGGGGTCGAGGTGCGCAGCACCGGCCCCGACGGCGAACGCACCTGGCAGTTCGGCCGGGTGATCATAGCCGCCGGGGCGTGGACGCCCGCGCTGCTGCCCGAGCTGACCGTGCCGATGCAGCCCCGCCGCACCCTGCTCACCTGGTTCGGTACACCGGATGCCGACCGGTTCGGCCCGGACCGGTTCGGAGTGTTCCTGCACGAGGCGGACGGGTACCTGGCCTGGGGCGCACCCGCGCTGGAGGGGCACGGGGTGAAGGTGGGCCTGCACGACCTGCCGGTGCCCGATGTGGCGGATCCGAGCGGGAACCCGCTCGAGGTGGATCCGGCCGAGTGGGCCGAGGTGGCCCGCTGGGTGGCCCGGCGCCTGCCCGAGCTGGACGCCCAGGACGTGCGCGCCGAGGGCTGCATGTACACCGGGACCCCGGACGAGGCGTTCAGCATCGGAATCCCCGCCGCCTATCCCGGCGTGGTGCTGGCCGCCGCCTGCTCCGGGCACGGGTTCAAGCACGCAACGGCGGTCGGGGACGTGGCCGCGGCTCTCGCCCTGGACGAAGAGCCACCGGTGGACCTGGCGCCGTTCTCCCCGGACCGGTTCGGCTGA
- a CDS encoding ABC transporter ATP-binding protein, with translation MRGAEVSGLEITAAEVTYGITTAVAGVDLHVSAGEVVAVLGPSGCGKSSLLRAVAGLEALTAGSVQWDGAELAGVPVHRRGFGLMFQDGQLFPHRDVAGNVEFGLRMARASRTRRADRVAALLDLVGLAGFGSRPVASLSGGEQQRVALARALAPRPRLLLLDEPLSALDRELRESLAAELRRILTETHTTALYVTHDHDEAFAVADRVAVMRQAQLVQVGTPAELWRAPDDADVARFLGYRVVEHEGQTVALGPDALTLAPQGVAGTVRATGFSRGRPTARVDVPGWGEVTAVMTGDLPDPGAEVSLQIDWRYAVVLCGVR, from the coding sequence ATGAGGGGAGCTGAGGTGTCCGGACTGGAGATCACCGCCGCCGAGGTCACCTACGGGATCACGACGGCGGTCGCCGGCGTCGACCTGCACGTGTCCGCCGGTGAGGTGGTCGCCGTGCTCGGCCCGTCCGGCTGCGGGAAGTCCTCCCTGCTGCGTGCCGTGGCGGGTCTGGAGGCGCTGACGGCGGGCTCGGTGCAGTGGGACGGCGCGGAGCTCGCCGGCGTGCCGGTGCACCGCCGCGGCTTCGGGCTGATGTTCCAGGACGGTCAGCTCTTCCCGCACCGGGACGTGGCCGGGAACGTCGAGTTCGGGCTGCGGATGGCGCGGGCGTCACGGACCCGCCGGGCGGACCGGGTGGCCGCGCTGCTCGATCTGGTGGGTCTGGCGGGGTTCGGCAGCCGACCCGTCGCGTCACTCTCCGGCGGGGAGCAGCAGCGCGTGGCGCTGGCCCGCGCCCTGGCGCCACGGCCCCGGCTGCTGCTCCTGGACGAACCACTCTCCGCCCTGGACCGGGAACTGCGGGAGAGCCTCGCGGCCGAGCTGCGCCGCATCCTCACCGAAACCCACACCACCGCGCTCTACGTGACGCACGACCACGACGAGGCGTTCGCCGTGGCGGACCGGGTGGCGGTGATGCGCCAGGCGCAGTTGGTGCAGGTCGGCACCCCGGCCGAGCTGTGGAGGGCACCCGACGATGCCGATGTGGCCCGCTTCCTCGGCTACCGAGTGGTCGAGCACGAGGGGCAGACGGTCGCGCTCGGACCCGACGCTCTCACCCTCGCGCCCCAGGGGGTCGCGGGCACGGTACGGGCCACCGGGTTCAGCCGCGGCCGACCCACCGCACGGGTGGACGTACCCGGATGGGGTGAGGTGACCGCCGTGATGACCGGCGACCTCCCTGACCCGGGCGCCGAGGTGAGCCTGCAGATCGACTGGCGCTACGCCGTCGTGCTCTGTGGGGTGCGTTGA
- a CDS encoding LLM class flavin-dependent oxidoreductase — protein MRATGAPVHLGVCILPERPWGEAAPLWRRVEELGAAHAWVYDHLVWGGLPDASWHATMPTLAAAAGVTERIELGTFVASPNFRHPLLLAKDMVTLDDISGGRMLLGIGAGGDLDSGVLGDTWTRAERTRRFGELVPLLDRLLTEDHVDHRGEFFAVADARLLPGCVQRPRVPFVIAANGPRAMRLAATYGQGWITTGPQQGPAPAAPSDAAGRDAQVEQWWRGVAELAARMDRLEAEHRSSEEPLRRYLSVDAAGPAALSSVTFAEDQLGRAAEAGFTDVVVHWPRSEPPYQGSVAVLEHLLR, from the coding sequence ATGCGTGCAACCGGTGCTCCCGTGCATCTCGGCGTCTGCATCCTGCCCGAACGACCGTGGGGCGAGGCCGCGCCGCTGTGGCGCCGCGTCGAGGAGCTCGGTGCGGCGCACGCCTGGGTGTACGACCACCTGGTCTGGGGCGGCCTGCCGGACGCCTCCTGGCACGCCACCATGCCGACACTGGCGGCCGCGGCCGGCGTGACCGAGCGGATCGAGTTGGGCACCTTCGTGGCGTCGCCGAACTTCCGTCATCCGCTGCTGCTGGCCAAGGACATGGTCACCCTGGACGACATCTCCGGCGGCCGGATGCTGCTCGGGATCGGCGCCGGCGGCGACCTGGACTCTGGTGTCCTCGGCGACACCTGGACCCGGGCTGAGCGGACCCGCCGGTTCGGCGAGCTGGTGCCGCTGCTGGACCGGTTGCTTACCGAGGACCATGTGGATCATCGCGGTGAGTTCTTCGCCGTGGCAGATGCTCGCCTGCTGCCTGGGTGCGTGCAGCGCCCCCGGGTGCCCTTCGTGATCGCCGCGAACGGGCCACGTGCGATGCGGCTGGCCGCCACCTACGGTCAGGGGTGGATCACCACCGGGCCTCAACAGGGGCCGGCACCCGCAGCACCCAGCGACGCCGCCGGCCGGGACGCCCAGGTGGAGCAGTGGTGGCGCGGGGTGGCCGAACTGGCCGCCCGGATGGACCGGCTCGAGGCCGAGCACCGCAGTTCCGAAGAGCCGCTGCGGCGGTACCTGTCGGTGGACGCGGCGGGACCGGCGGCACTGTCCAGCGTGACCTTCGCCGAGGACCAGCTCGGCCGCGCCGCCGAGGCCGGGTTCACCGACGTGGTGGTGCACTGGCCCCGCTCCGAACCTCCGTACCAGGGGTCGGTGGCGGTGCTGGAGCACCTGCTCCGCTGA
- a CDS encoding ABC transporter permease gives MDGGGHRVSQPPTAERNVVRSSRPERRTRLRSAGGGGVARGVRGLVWGLAAAVPLVFLGVFFGYPVASLIARGFVTDGMIDLGGFAEVFSRPRTWRIIRLTLTQAVLGIAGAVLLGIPGAYILYRRSFPGQRLVRAVVTVPFVLPTVVVGVAFRTLLADSGPLGFLSLDGTFAAIVLALIFFNYAVVVRTVGGLWERLDPRTEQAARALGASPVRAFLSVTLPALTPAIASAASVVFLFCATAFGVVLVLGGVQFGTIETEIWIQTTQFLDLRAAAVLSVMQLVVVAGSLAVFSRARAGRERALRLQSASTRPVPLRLWQHHRPGPDLLPTAATAVVVGLLVLLPMGTLLIRSLRTPSGWGVGNYVALGTTGGDNALTVTVWEAAANSLRIAVDATVLAVVMGVLVALVLSRRPRHPAARRAIGWMDGLVMLPLGVSAVTVGFGFLITLDTPPLDLRSSPVLIPIAQAIVAMPLVVRTVLPVLRAIDPRLREAAAVLGASPVRVLAAVDLPFLIRSVGLAIGFAFAVSLGEFGATAFLARPDRPTLPVVIFRLIGRPGAENYGMALAASVLLALLTASVMGLAERLRGERAGEL, from the coding sequence ATGGACGGCGGCGGTCATCGGGTGAGCCAGCCCCCCACTGCCGAACGCAATGTTGTGCGGTCTTCGCGCCCGGAACGCCGCACAAGGTTGCGCTCGGCCGGTGGGGGTGGGGTGGCGCGAGGGGTGCGGGGGCTGGTCTGGGGGCTGGCCGCAGCGGTACCGCTCGTCTTCCTCGGCGTCTTCTTCGGCTACCCGGTGGCCTCCCTGATCGCCCGCGGCTTCGTCACCGACGGGATGATCGATCTCGGCGGCTTCGCGGAGGTGTTCTCCCGCCCTCGCACCTGGCGGATCATCCGGCTCACCCTCACCCAGGCCGTGCTCGGCATTGCCGGTGCCGTGCTGCTTGGCATCCCCGGCGCTTACATCCTCTACCGCCGGTCCTTCCCCGGGCAGCGTCTCGTACGCGCCGTGGTCACGGTCCCGTTCGTGCTGCCGACCGTCGTGGTGGGCGTGGCATTCCGGACCCTGCTCGCTGACTCCGGCCCGCTCGGCTTCCTCAGCCTGGACGGCACATTCGCCGCGATCGTGCTCGCCTTGATCTTCTTCAACTACGCCGTCGTGGTCCGCACGGTCGGCGGGTTGTGGGAGCGGCTCGACCCGCGCACCGAGCAGGCCGCTCGAGCGCTCGGTGCCTCCCCGGTACGCGCCTTCCTCAGTGTGACCCTCCCAGCGCTGACACCCGCGATCGCCTCGGCCGCCTCCGTGGTCTTCCTGTTCTGCGCCACCGCCTTCGGGGTGGTGCTGGTGCTCGGCGGCGTGCAGTTCGGCACCATCGAGACTGAGATCTGGATCCAGACCACCCAGTTCCTCGACCTGCGCGCCGCCGCCGTGCTCTCGGTGATGCAGTTGGTGGTGGTGGCCGGGTCCCTGGCGGTGTTCTCCCGCGCCCGGGCCGGCCGCGAACGGGCCCTCCGGCTGCAATCGGCCAGCACCCGGCCGGTGCCGCTCCGGCTGTGGCAGCACCACCGGCCCGGGCCCGACTTGCTGCCCACCGCAGCGACCGCCGTCGTGGTGGGCCTGCTGGTGCTGCTGCCCATGGGGACCCTGCTGATCAGGTCGCTGCGGACGCCGTCGGGTTGGGGCGTGGGCAACTATGTGGCCCTCGGCACCACCGGCGGGGACAACGCGCTCACCGTGACCGTGTGGGAGGCGGCCGCGAACTCGCTGCGGATCGCCGTCGATGCCACCGTGCTGGCCGTGGTGATGGGCGTCCTGGTGGCGCTGGTGCTCTCCCGCCGGCCCCGGCACCCGGCCGCCCGCCGCGCGATCGGCTGGATGGACGGCCTGGTGATGCTGCCGCTCGGGGTGTCCGCGGTGACCGTGGGATTCGGGTTCCTGATCACTCTGGACACCCCGCCGCTGGACCTGCGCTCATCCCCGGTGCTGATCCCGATCGCACAGGCGATCGTGGCGATGCCGCTGGTGGTGCGGACCGTGCTGCCGGTGCTGCGCGCGATCGACCCTCGATTGCGCGAGGCCGCCGCGGTGCTCGGTGCGTCCCCGGTCCGGGTGCTGGCTGCCGTGGACCTGCCGTTCCTGATCCGCTCGGTGGGCCTGGCGATCGGGTTCGCCTTCGCCGTCTCGCTCGGGGAGTTCGGGGCGACGGCGTTCCTCGCCCGCCCGGATCGGCCCACCCTGCCGGTGGTCATCTTCCGCCTGATCGGGCGGCCTGGTGCGGAAAACTACGGGATGGCGCTCGCAGCCTCGGTGCTGCTGGCGCTGCTCACCGCCTCGGTGATGGGGCTAGCGGAACGGCTGCGGGGGGAGCGGGCCGGTGAGCTGTAG
- a CDS encoding thiamine ABC transporter substrate-binding protein, translated as MAVFKLAERNLVRRNSVKSPHKVALGAGVGALAALALAGCSVIGTGSEGGSQSGSEGPDGAGSGVVQVVTHDSFHVSEELIAAFEADSGYTVELSAPGDGGALVNQLILTADSPLGDVAYGVDNSFASRALDEGVFASYASPALPASAEQYVIEGSDALTPIDIGDVCLNVDHEWFAEAGIDEPENFEDLLDPQYEDLLVVTNPATSSPGLAFLLATVGAFGEDGWLEYWEGLADNGLKVVDGWSDAYSVDFSGSAGEGDRPIVLSYSTSPAFEVGEGETEAPTGALLNTCFRQVEYAGVIAGAANPEGGQAFIDFLLSDEVQADIPEQMYVYPVNDQVELPESWTQFAPLADDPHEVDPADIDARRDEWIQAWTAAVIG; from the coding sequence ATGGCAGTTTTCAAGCTCGCCGAGCGCAACCTGGTGCGGCGGAATAGCGTGAAATCGCCGCACAAAGTTGCGCTCGGCGCGGGGGTGGGGGCGCTTGCGGCGCTCGCCCTGGCCGGGTGCTCAGTGATTGGGACCGGCTCCGAGGGCGGCTCGCAATCCGGTTCGGAAGGGCCCGACGGCGCAGGGTCGGGTGTGGTGCAGGTGGTCACCCACGACTCGTTCCACGTCTCCGAGGAGCTGATCGCCGCGTTCGAGGCCGACTCCGGCTACACCGTCGAACTCAGTGCACCGGGTGACGGCGGCGCCCTGGTGAACCAGCTCATCCTCACCGCCGACTCCCCGCTGGGCGACGTCGCCTACGGCGTGGACAACTCCTTCGCCAGCCGGGCACTCGACGAAGGAGTGTTCGCCTCCTACGCCTCCCCGGCCCTCCCGGCGAGCGCCGAGCAGTACGTGATCGAGGGCTCTGACGCGCTCACCCCGATCGACATCGGCGACGTGTGCCTGAACGTGGACCACGAGTGGTTTGCCGAGGCCGGGATTGACGAGCCGGAGAACTTCGAGGACCTGCTCGATCCGCAGTACGAGGACCTGCTGGTGGTGACCAACCCGGCGACGTCGTCCCCCGGCCTGGCCTTCCTGCTCGCCACGGTCGGTGCGTTCGGCGAAGACGGTTGGCTGGAGTACTGGGAAGGGCTCGCCGACAACGGACTGAAGGTGGTGGACGGCTGGTCGGACGCCTACTCAGTGGACTTCTCCGGCTCCGCGGGCGAGGGGGACCGGCCGATCGTGCTCTCCTACTCGACCTCTCCGGCGTTCGAGGTGGGCGAGGGGGAGACCGAGGCGCCCACCGGGGCGCTGCTGAACACCTGCTTCCGGCAGGTCGAGTACGCCGGGGTGATCGCCGGTGCCGCGAACCCCGAGGGCGGGCAGGCCTTCATCGACTTCCTGCTCTCCGACGAGGTGCAGGCCGATATCCCGGAGCAGATGTACGTCTACCCGGTGAACGACCAGGTGGAGCTGCCGGAGTCGTGGACCCAGTTCGCGCCGCTCGCCGATGATCCGCACGAGGTGGACCCGGCCGACATCGACGCCCGCCGCGACGAGTGGATCCAGGCATGGACGGCGGCGGTCATCGGGTGA
- a CDS encoding helix-turn-helix domain-containing protein, with the protein MTPRRADDDASTLIHCRLGELLAERGMTLTHLSEQVGVSLVNLSVLKNDRAKAIRFSTLAAICDALECDVGDLLTRSEQPARPE; encoded by the coding sequence ATGACCCCGCGACGAGCCGACGACGACGCCTCCACCCTGATCCACTGCCGGCTCGGCGAGCTCCTCGCCGAACGTGGCATGACACTGACCCACCTCAGCGAGCAGGTGGGCGTCAGCCTGGTGAACCTCTCCGTGCTCAAGAACGACCGGGCCAAGGCCATCCGGTTCAGCACTCTCGCGGCCATCTGCGACGCCCTCGAGTGCGACGTCGGCGATCTCCTCACCCGATCTGAACAACCCGCGCGGCCTGAGTAG
- a CDS encoding DUF4235 domain-containing protein, translating into MNIQKLVTTVAAVAAGIAANKLLTAGWKAVTGHEPPTGDADDGEISLGELVVFAAVSGAVVTFARTFATRGAKKWLDSGDIPKD; encoded by the coding sequence ATGAACATCCAGAAGCTGGTCACCACGGTGGCTGCCGTCGCGGCAGGCATTGCCGCCAACAAGCTGCTCACCGCCGGCTGGAAGGCCGTGACCGGTCACGAGCCGCCCACCGGTGACGCCGACGACGGCGAGATCAGCCTGGGTGAGCTGGTGGTGTTCGCCGCGGTGAGCGGTGCCGTGGTGACGTTCGCGCGCACCTTCGCCACCCGTGGGGCGAAGAAGTGGCTGGACAGCGGGGACATCCCCAAGGACTGA
- the mnhG gene encoding monovalent cation/H(+) antiporter subunit G, whose protein sequence is MTVAQVIAAVCMIAGSALTLVAAIGIARFPDLLARMHAATKPQVLGLMLMMAGLAVGLGSSQITPKVLLVVIFQMLTAPVAAHMVGRAGYRTGKIRSDLLVADELTEDLEAARSREES, encoded by the coding sequence ATGACCGTCGCCCAGGTGATCGCCGCCGTCTGCATGATCGCCGGATCAGCGCTCACGCTCGTTGCCGCGATCGGGATCGCCCGGTTCCCGGACCTGCTGGCGCGGATGCATGCCGCCACCAAGCCCCAGGTGCTCGGGCTGATGTTGATGATGGCAGGACTCGCCGTGGGGCTGGGGTCCAGTCAGATCACACCGAAGGTGCTGCTCGTGGTGATCTTCCAGATGCTCACCGCACCGGTGGCGGCGCACATGGTGGGCCGCGCCGGCTACCGGACGGGAAAGATCCGATCCGACCTGCTCGTCGCCGACGAACTCACCGAGGACCTGGAGGCCGCGCGCTCGCGTGAGGAGTCCTGA
- a CDS encoding monovalent cation/H+ antiporter complex subunit F has product MSPIVMVICGVLLTAAALIVVGRVERGPSMLDRVVALDVLVAVLIGSIALVSLWFGREDLVLVLTVLALVGFVGSVTLARFAAAEPEEERRILTPSEVAEADARERERMAVESEKGEDGRGEP; this is encoded by the coding sequence ATGAGCCCGATCGTGATGGTGATCTGCGGTGTGCTGCTCACCGCCGCTGCCCTCATCGTGGTGGGCCGCGTGGAGCGTGGTCCCAGCATGCTCGACAGGGTGGTCGCCCTCGATGTGCTGGTCGCCGTGCTGATCGGCAGCATTGCCTTGGTGTCGCTGTGGTTCGGCCGCGAAGATTTGGTGCTGGTGCTCACCGTGCTCGCGCTGGTCGGCTTCGTCGGGTCGGTCACGCTCGCCCGGTTCGCGGCCGCTGAGCCGGAGGAGGAGCGGCGCATCCTCACCCCGTCCGAGGTGGCCGAGGCAGACGCCCGGGAACGCGAGCGCATGGCGGTGGAGTCCGAGAAGGGCGAGGACGGGAGGGGAGAGCCATGA
- a CDS encoding Na+/H+ antiporter subunit E, with translation MKAKSSYRWDWLRRWPMAIWMTIVWVMLWGDLTVANVCTGLVVSFLLLRVFPMPKVGFDGRWSLIGAVILLAQLLWDIARASISVAVQALRWHSTPRGAVIRVQLRSESDLVLTLTGELTSLIPGSLVVEAHRLTGILYLHVLDVTKEGSLEKARRDVLEQEKRVMHALATDADIAAAGIRPRPWKRHHLNARSDS, from the coding sequence ATGAAGGCGAAGAGCTCCTACCGGTGGGACTGGCTGCGCCGATGGCCGATGGCCATCTGGATGACCATCGTCTGGGTGATGCTGTGGGGCGACCTGACCGTGGCGAACGTATGCACCGGGCTGGTGGTGAGCTTCCTGCTGCTGCGGGTATTCCCGATGCCGAAGGTCGGTTTCGACGGCCGGTGGTCGTTGATCGGCGCAGTGATCCTGCTGGCCCAGCTGCTGTGGGACATCGCGCGAGCCTCCATCTCCGTGGCGGTCCAAGCGTTGCGGTGGCACAGCACCCCGCGCGGGGCCGTGATCCGGGTACAGCTGCGATCCGAGTCCGACCTAGTGCTCACATTGACGGGGGAGCTCACCTCACTGATCCCGGGTTCGCTCGTGGTGGAGGCGCACCGCCTGACCGGCATCCTCTACCTGCACGTGCTCGATGTAACCAAGGAGGGCTCGCTGGAGAAGGCGCGGCGTGACGTCCTCGAGCAGGAGAAGCGGGTGATGCATGCGCTCGCCACGGATGCTGACATCGCCGCGGCCGGTATCCGGCCGCGCCCCTGGAAGCGGCACCATCTCAACGCGAGGAGCGACTCATGA
- a CDS encoding Na+/H+ antiporter subunit D — translation MTWLVSLPVIIPLVSAGLALALSKRTRAQGIISMIALTAVLAVSVALIFVTHTQGPQVVNVGGWAAPVGIALVADRLSALMLVVSAVVLLAVLAYSLAQGLADGNEGAPVAIYHPTYLVLAAGVATAFLSGDLFNLYVGFEVLLAASFVLLTLGGTGERIRAGSIYVIVSLLSSILFLISIALIYAATGTLNFAQLSERIVDIDAGLRIVLQIMLLMGFAIKAAIFPLSAWLPDSYPTAPAPVTAVFAGLLTKVGVYAIIRAQTLLFTDGSLDTVLMVLAVLTMLVGIAGAVAQEDIKRLLSFTLVSHIGYMIFGISLASDVGLSAAIFYVAHHITVQTALFLVAGLIERRGGSTSLERLGSLAKLAPVLGVLFFVSAMNLAGIPPMSGFLGKLGLLLAGLADGSGLAVAGVVAGLATSLLTLYAVVKAWNKAFWQRAPEELPTATVPRTMIGPAAALVALGVLIAFVGGPLYAYTDAASRDLRARTPYVDAVIVDGERGEGESSQSEDSGAAEDATNPAEEPSGTETADPRPTESDEPSGGER, via the coding sequence ATGACGTGGCTCGTCTCGCTCCCGGTGATCATCCCCCTGGTCTCGGCCGGGCTCGCGCTCGCGCTCTCCAAGCGCACCCGCGCCCAGGGCATCATCTCGATGATCGCCCTGACGGCGGTGCTCGCCGTGTCTGTGGCCCTCATCTTCGTCACTCACACCCAGGGCCCGCAGGTGGTGAACGTCGGCGGATGGGCGGCGCCGGTGGGGATCGCCCTGGTGGCCGACCGGCTCTCTGCTTTGATGCTGGTCGTCTCCGCGGTGGTGCTGCTCGCGGTGCTCGCCTACTCCCTCGCCCAGGGCCTCGCTGACGGGAACGAAGGCGCCCCGGTGGCGATCTACCACCCGACGTATCTCGTGCTCGCTGCCGGCGTGGCCACCGCGTTCCTCTCCGGTGACCTGTTCAACCTGTACGTCGGGTTCGAGGTACTGCTCGCGGCGAGCTTCGTGCTGCTCACCCTCGGTGGAACGGGTGAACGGATTCGTGCTGGCTCGATCTACGTGATCGTCTCCCTGCTCTCCTCGATCCTGTTCCTCATCTCGATCGCGCTGATCTATGCGGCCACCGGCACCCTGAACTTTGCCCAGCTCTCCGAGCGGATCGTCGATATCGATGCCGGGCTGCGGATCGTGCTGCAGATCATGCTGCTGATGGGGTTTGCCATCAAGGCCGCCATCTTCCCGCTCTCTGCGTGGTTGCCGGACTCCTATCCGACTGCCCCGGCCCCGGTGACGGCGGTGTTCGCCGGTCTGCTCACCAAGGTGGGTGTGTACGCGATCATCCGTGCCCAGACGCTGCTTTTCACCGACGGCAGCCTGGACACCGTGCTGATGGTGCTGGCAGTGCTCACTATGCTCGTGGGGATCGCCGGTGCCGTGGCGCAGGAGGACATCAAACGTCTGCTCTCGTTCACCCTGGTCAGCCACATCGGCTACATGATCTTCGGCATCTCACTGGCCAGTGACGTGGGACTCTCGGCAGCGATTTTCTACGTGGCGCACCACATCACCGTGCAGACGGCCCTCTTCCTGGTAGCCGGGCTCATCGAGCGTCGCGGGGGGAGTACCTCGCTGGAACGACTCGGTTCGTTGGCGAAGCTCGCTCCGGTGCTCGGCGTGCTGTTCTTCGTCTCGGCGATGAACCTCGCGGGCATCCCCCCGATGTCCGGGTTCCTCGGCAAGCTCGGGCTCCTGCTGGCCGGTCTCGCGGACGGGAGCGGTCTGGCCGTGGCGGGCGTCGTTGCTGGACTGGCCACCTCCCTGCTCACCCTCTACGCCGTGGTGAAGGCGTGGAACAAGGCCTTCTGGCAGCGCGCCCCGGAGGAGCTGCCCACAGCGACAGTGCCGCGCACCATGATCGGCCCGGCCGCCGCGCTGGTAGCGCTCGGGGTGCTGATCGCCTTCGTGGGCGGGCCGCTGTACGCCTACACCGACGCCGCATCGCGCGATCTGCGCGCCCGCACCCCGTACGTGGACGCGGTGATCGTGGACGGCGAACGTGGCGAAGGGGAGTCGTCCCAGTCCGAGGACTCCGGGGCTGCCGAGGACGCCACGAACCCGGCCGAGGAACCCTCCGGCACTGAGACGGCCGACCCGCGGCCTACCGAGAGTGACGAACCCTCCGGAGGTGAGCGATGA
- a CDS encoding Na(+)/H(+) antiporter subunit C, translating to MTIDMSPSLALVGVVGVLVGTGVYLLLERSLSRVVIGVTLISNGVNVLFLIAGGAAGGPPLVGTTEPEQMSDPLPQAMVLTAIVINLGLTAFVLAMAYRSWQLHGHDEVQDDLEDRRIAQRSARDEVDARADDLGTDLATEAAEARDETEEEGLDEPHHGAQLSADDHEVDDQAPGGERR from the coding sequence ATGACTATCGACATGAGCCCGTCCCTGGCCCTGGTCGGAGTGGTCGGGGTGCTGGTCGGCACCGGCGTGTATCTGCTGCTCGAGCGCAGCCTCTCCCGGGTGGTGATCGGCGTGACGCTGATCAGCAACGGCGTGAACGTGCTGTTCCTGATCGCCGGTGGAGCGGCCGGCGGTCCTCCGCTGGTGGGTACCACCGAGCCGGAGCAGATGAGCGACCCGCTCCCGCAGGCGATGGTGCTCACCGCGATCGTGATCAACCTGGGCCTGACGGCGTTCGTGCTCGCCATGGCCTACCGCTCTTGGCAGTTGCACGGCCATGACGAGGTGCAGGACGACCTCGAGGACCGCAGGATCGCGCAGCGCTCCGCACGAGACGAGGTGGACGCACGTGCCGACGACCTCGGGACCGATCTCGCCACCGAGGCCGCTGAGGCGCGGGACGAGACCGAGGAGGAGGGTCTGGACGAGCCGCACCACGGCGCGCAGCTCTCGGCCGACGACCACGAGGTGGATGACCAGGCTCCCGGGGGTGAGCGTCGATGA